In a single window of the Melioribacteraceae bacterium genome:
- a CDS encoding cyclodeaminase/cyclohydrolase family protein: MELTKTVQEYFDELSSESPTPGGGNVAAVCGALATSLGTMVCNLTIGKKKYADVETELIRVKEKLLAYRDLFFRLSKLDNEAFEEVMSAFKMQKENETQQNIRAAQIEHATLNAAEIPSEVLKNCQEILPYLSTISLKGNKNSLSDAGVAIALTEASAKSAYLNILINCKSLANQTIAAEILKKNEILLEEVISECKKINDSLIKEINSK, from the coding sequence ATGGAATTAACAAAGACTGTTCAAGAATATTTTGATGAGCTTTCATCCGAATCTCCAACTCCTGGCGGAGGAAATGTAGCAGCCGTATGCGGAGCTTTAGCTACAAGTTTAGGCACGATGGTTTGCAATTTAACAATCGGCAAAAAAAAATATGCTGATGTTGAAACAGAACTCATAAGAGTTAAAGAAAAACTTTTAGCCTATAGGGATTTATTCTTTAGATTATCAAAGTTAGATAATGAGGCATTTGAAGAAGTAATGAGTGCATTTAAAATGCAAAAAGAGAATGAGACGCAACAAAATATTCGCGCCGCTCAAATTGAACACGCCACACTAAACGCTGCCGAAATTCCATCGGAGGTTCTAAAAAATTGTCAGGAGATACTACCCTACCTCAGTACAATTTCGCTGAAAGGTAACAAAAATTCATTATCTGATGCAGGAGTGGCAATAGCACTTACAGAAGCATCGGCAAAGTCGGCTTATCTTAATATTTTGATTAATTGCAAATCACTAGCAAACCAAACAATTGCTGCCGAGATTCTCAAAAAAAATGAAATTTTATTAGAAGAAGTGATTTCGGAATGTAAAAAAATCAATGACAGCCTAATCAAAGAGATAAATTCTAAATGA
- a CDS encoding DUF1343 domain-containing protein, whose translation MIKTFFLLLISIILTAQPKVKLGIDILTENNFEILLGKRVGLITNHTGVNSKLVSTLKIFKENKAINLVAVFSPEHGVKGTIGAGQKFSDSIDAANNIKFYSLYGNTQKPTKEMMDEIDILVYDIQDIGCRSYTYISTLGNCMEAAAEFSKKLIVLDRPNPLGGLKIEGNLPDEEMLSFVCKFKIPYVYGLTCGELALMLNEERMLTNRMKCDLHVVKMDGWKRNMIFGDTGLLWVPTSPNVPHHETPFYLVASGILGELVTVGIGITFTLSFQTFAAEWINEELLAEQMNALNLPGVIFRPISYKPYYGVWKDVVLNGVQIHITDFEKVNLTEMQFYFMQVNKKLYPDKDIFKLATNARLKMFDMVLGSKNIRQAFTKRWRVADIKRYFARDIESFRNISKKYYLYN comes from the coding sequence ATGATAAAAACATTTTTCCTTTTACTGATATCCATTATTTTAACCGCCCAACCAAAAGTTAAGCTTGGTATCGATATACTCACTGAAAATAATTTTGAGATTCTTCTTGGAAAAAGAGTTGGATTAATAACTAATCATACCGGGGTAAATTCTAAACTCGTTTCTACCCTAAAAATATTCAAAGAAAATAAAGCTATAAATTTAGTTGCCGTATTTTCACCAGAACATGGTGTTAAAGGTACTATAGGCGCCGGGCAAAAATTCAGCGATTCTATCGATGCGGCAAATAATATTAAATTTTATTCTTTATATGGTAATACTCAAAAACCTACAAAAGAAATGATGGATGAAATCGATATTCTTGTTTATGATATTCAGGATATAGGTTGCCGGTCATATACCTACATTAGCACTTTAGGAAATTGTATGGAAGCCGCAGCGGAGTTTTCTAAAAAATTGATTGTACTGGATAGACCTAATCCATTAGGCGGTCTAAAAATTGAAGGGAACCTACCTGATGAGGAAATGCTAAGCTTTGTTTGCAAGTTTAAGATTCCTTATGTGTACGGATTGACTTGTGGTGAATTAGCTTTGATGTTAAATGAAGAAAGAATGTTGACAAATAGAATGAAATGTGATTTGCACGTTGTAAAAATGGATGGATGGAAAAGAAATATGATTTTTGGCGATACCGGATTACTCTGGGTACCTACTTCCCCAAATGTTCCGCATCATGAAACTCCATTTTATCTTGTAGCGTCTGGAATTCTTGGTGAACTTGTAACTGTTGGAATAGGAATCACATTTACTCTTTCATTTCAAACTTTTGCTGCCGAGTGGATTAACGAAGAATTATTAGCTGAACAGATGAATGCCTTAAATTTACCGGGAGTAATTTTTAGACCAATCTCATACAAGCCATATTACGGCGTTTGGAAGGATGTTGTTTTAAATGGGGTTCAGATTCACATTACTGATTTCGAAAAAGTTAATCTGACGGAGATGCAATTTTATTTTATGCAGGTAAACAAAAAATTGTATCCCGATAAAGACATTTTTAAACTCGCCACGAATGCTCGACTAAAAATGTTTGATATGGTATTAGGTTCAAAAAATATTAGACAAGCTTTTACCAAAAGATGGCGTGTAGCCGACATAAAAAGATACTTTGCACGAGATATAGAATCATTCAGAAATATTTCAAAGAAGTATTACTTATATAACTAA